A region of Rhodamnia argentea isolate NSW1041297 chromosome 9, ASM2092103v1, whole genome shotgun sequence DNA encodes the following proteins:
- the LOC115744338 gene encoding zinc finger protein ZAT9-like — protein sequence MLVTYSFFSDPFSLSLSNETVLVTSHNSVSFEDCHFVSYALLSSAVVVVMERHKCKLCSKSFCNGRALGGHMRSHLVNLPLPPKPEEEEEPPPIQLRGAETPRTTQWGPSPPSSSSSEEEGEGDEEAGKLQAPGYGLRENPKKSVRLADPEFAIDAGSVVLQDRESETESSKNPTGRRPKSSATEATTQRRFFFTEEDRHCRKKTKRMPSKAESASSISDETTEADLAFCLMMLSRDKWRREKSHREQENVDDSDEEEDEDDDEEEDEKDEEESEESKGLVVKALRIRNRGNYRCETCNRTFRSYQALGGHRASHKKSKLSDPATRVHPEQEPAENVGENANPSSAKVHECPFCFRVFASGQALGGHKRSHAINSTAAAVKMTSHHVKSRATAWIDLNLPAPVDDDEDEDDQLSQVEHSALSEAEFVNRVKR from the exons ATGCTTGTCACCTACTCCTTTTTTTCagatcccttctctctctctctctctaacgaaACAGTACTTGTGACCTCACACAACTCTGTTTCATTCGAAGATTGCCACTTTGTTTCATATGCTCTGTTATCCTCTGCTGTTGTTGTTGTAATGGAGAGACACAAGTGCAAGCTCTGCTCCAAGAGCTTCTGCAATGGAAGAGCACTGGGCGGTCACATGAGGTCCCACCTGGTGaatctccccctccctcccaaacccgaagaggaagaagaaccgCCGCCGATTCAACTCAGGGGAGCTGAGACACCGCGCACCACCCAGTGGGGTCCTTCGCCtccctcgtcttcttcctccgaagaagaaggggagggaGATGAGGAGGCCGGGAAGCTACAGGCTCCAGGGTACGGATTGCGGGAGAACCCGAAGAAAAGCGTTCGGTTGGCCGATCCGGAGTTCGCGATCGACGCCGGGTCCGTGGTCCTCCAAGATAGGGAGAGCGAGACCGAGTCGTCCAAGAACCCGACCGGGAGGCGACCCAAGAGTTCAGCGACGGAGGCGACGACCCAGAGACGTTTCTTCTTCACGGAGGAGGATCGCCACTGCCGGAAGAAGACGAAGCGCATGCCGAgcaaggccgagtcggcgagCTCGATCTCCGACGAGACGACGGAGGCGGACCTCGCTTTCTGCCTCATGATGCTCTCCCGGGACaagtggaggagagagaaaagccATCGCGAACAAGAAAATGTGGACGATTCCGATGAAGAGGAGGAcgaagacgacgacgaagaagaagatgaaaaagacgaagaagagagCGAGGAATCCAAAGGGCTGGTGGTCAAGGCTCTGAGGATCAGAAACAGGGGGAATTACAGGTGCGAGACGTGCAACCGGACGTTCCGGTCGTACCAAGCGCTCGGCGGTCACAGAGCGAGTCACAAGAAGAGCAAGCTCAGCGACCCGGCGACCCGGGTCCACCCCGAGCAGGAGCCCGCCGAGAACGTGGGCGAGAACGCCAACCCGAGCTCCGCCAAAGTCCACGAATGCCCCTTCTGTTTCAGAGTTTTCGCTTCGGGCCAAGCTCTGGGCGGGCACAAGAGGTCGCACGCCATCAATTCAACGGCGGC gGCTGTCAAGATGACGAGCCACCACGTCAAGTCCAGAGCGACGGCCTGGATCGATCTCAATCTCCCTGCTCCAGTCGAtgacgacgaggacgaggatgacCAGCTGAGCCAGGTGGAGCACTCGGCCTTGTCCGAAGCTGAGTTCGTGAACCGAGTCAAGAGATGA